The genome window GATGATCTTGCTGGGCTCGGGAATGACGGGCATCAACTGGACCTCGGCCAGCGAGCAATCCGCCGCCAGCCGCGCCGACAGCGCCCGGGCCTGATCCTGCATGCCGCGCGCCAGCAGCGTGCGCAGGTCGGGAGCGTCCAGCCGCCCCCCCAGCTCCACGATGCCGCCGTCCTTGACCACGCCGTAGCCGGCCCGCCCATTCCTGAGGAAAGAAACGAATCGCATGCATGCTCCTTTTTTATGCATATTTTTATTTATTATGCATAAAACTCGGTTTGTGCGCAACATCCGTTTCTGGCATAGTCGCCGCATGATCCAGGAGACCCCCGCCGCCGAGGCGCTGCCGCTGACCGAGCAGGCTTATCTCGCCCTGCGCCGGGCCATCGTGCGCGGCGACTTCGAGCCGGGACAGCGCCTGCGCGTGGAAGAACTGCAACGTCGCTTCGGGCTCAGCAGCAGTCCGCTGCGGGAAGCCCTGAGCCGGCTGGTGCAGCAGGGATTGGTCCGGACGCTGGAGAACCGCGGCTTTCGCGTCGCGCCCATCCATGCCGACGCGATGCGCGACCTGACCCGCCTGCGGCTGATGATCGAAACCGAGACCCTGCGCGACGCCATCGAACACGGCGACGACCTCTGGGAAGGCCGGGTCGTGGCGGCCCACCACAACCTGGCCCTGGTCGAAAAGCGCCTGGCGTCCGGCCCCGTGGTGCTGGACGACGACTGGTCCGACCGCCATCGATCCCTGCACCTGGGCATCTATTCGGCTTGCAGTTCGCCGCTGCTGCTGGGGCTGGTCGAGAACCTGTTCGACCAGGCGGAGCGTTTCCGCCGCTTCTCGGCCCGCCACCGACAGACCGACCGCAGCAAGAACGACGAACACCAGCGCATCGTCGACGCGGTGCTGGCGCGCGACACCGACCGCGCGGTCGAACTGCTGCGCCGTCACATCGGCGGCACCGAGCGCAACGTGCTCGACGCCCTCCAGGCCATGGAGACCGCGCCCGCCTCCTGACGGCCGCACGCTAAACAAACCCAAACACCGCGCCATGCGTTGCGCAAATGCCTCATAGAATCA of Pigmentiphaga sp. H8 contains these proteins:
- a CDS encoding GntR family transcriptional regulator; this encodes MIQETPAAEALPLTEQAYLALRRAIVRGDFEPGQRLRVEELQRRFGLSSSPLREALSRLVQQGLVRTLENRGFRVAPIHADAMRDLTRLRLMIETETLRDAIEHGDDLWEGRVVAAHHNLALVEKRLASGPVVLDDDWSDRHRSLHLGIYSACSSPLLLGLVENLFDQAERFRRFSARHRQTDRSKNDEHQRIVDAVLARDTDRAVELLRRHIGGTERNVLDALQAMETAPAS